One window of the Flavobacteriaceae bacterium YJPT1-3 genome contains the following:
- a CDS encoding VCBS repeat-containing protein: protein MKRLAILGAVLLLAACQNDQNQDKTTPSNDGQNKEEQAKRQRNLFELIDAADSGIQFENTLQEDVGTMENLFDFDYFYNGAGVGVGDINNDGLLDLFFTGNQVPNKLYLNQGNLSFKDISDTAGINTHKQWSNGVTFVDLNQDGWLDIYVSQGGPRKAEDRKNLLFINQKNNTFIEEAEAYGLADTGISTQTVFFDYDKDGDLDVAVANENELYGIDPMRFFKTMEQNREILKKSSVHFYENRNNNFTEVTEKLGLLRPSFALGITVSDINNDGWLDLYIANDYYVPDVIYLNEKGQGFRDGTKELTKQIAFYGMGVDINDFNNDGLQDIFVLDMASSDHIRSKTLMASMDLNRFELLTKTLGFQHQYMFNALQLNMGNNKFHNVAHQAGVAKTDWSWAGLMADYDNDGAKDIYVTNGYRRYALDNDLQQQVREVQRAFNGQVPLDAKQKLYDAMPSEKLSNIMYANVGELAFDNKSYEWGLSAPTFSNGAVYADLDNDGDLELIISNIDDTASLYKNTTRERELGHYLTVDARGRLSEAFPKITLITGDDIQIAEAKKVRGYLSSVSDRALFGLGEVAVIDTVRVQWPDGGMEERYQVQANQTLIFQQQQAEVLADYLFRAPKRNQAVLNADQVVFKNLQDEEPLSFRHQENTYNDFAKEVLLPYKQSTQGPFFSTGDVNQDGLEDVYVSGAAGQSGALFINTGSRFELKSNPDFVADKAAEDMESVFFDMDGDGDLDLFVVSGGNEFEPGHENYQDRVYLNDGSGRFTRDRSREVNAQYSGKSVSVLDFDQDGDLDLAVGNRIKPQHYPVAAPSQLLENQAGKLVDVTQVKAADFGKYGLVNKVISTDFNGDGKTDLVAVGEWEAPGFFVNEEGTFKNVTAPYGLSDEKGLWMTVAATDVNGDGKLDYVLGNMGDNMKFSASSDKPFKVFASDFDNNGTFDLVLGKKYNGTYVPARGKECSTQQMPFISEKFETYQAFANASIEDIYGEALKNAYKKEVTTMSSVVLVNQGDSFQVRKLPAMAQMAPMLDVLPYDFNKDGIQDLLIVGSIYEAEVETPRLDGGAGLVLLGTKDSSFTTLAPHQTNLYWDGNIKSVTSVPLGDKLLFIGGINDGPISSFEFTP from the coding sequence ATGAAGAGATTAGCTATACTAGGCGCTGTACTTCTTTTAGCAGCCTGTCAGAACGATCAAAATCAAGATAAAACCACTCCGTCAAACGACGGTCAAAACAAGGAGGAGCAAGCAAAACGGCAACGAAACCTTTTTGAATTGATCGATGCTGCTGACAGTGGTATCCAATTTGAGAATACCCTTCAGGAAGATGTAGGCACTATGGAAAATCTTTTTGATTTTGACTACTTCTACAATGGTGCCGGCGTTGGGGTGGGGGACATCAACAATGACGGATTATTAGACCTGTTCTTTACCGGAAATCAGGTGCCTAACAAGCTGTATTTAAATCAGGGGAACCTTAGCTTCAAAGACATTAGTGATACGGCAGGGATCAATACGCATAAGCAATGGTCCAATGGGGTCACCTTCGTCGACCTGAATCAGGACGGCTGGCTGGATATCTATGTGAGTCAGGGAGGCCCCAGAAAAGCGGAGGATCGTAAAAATCTCCTATTCATCAATCAAAAAAACAACACCTTTATCGAAGAGGCTGAGGCTTATGGCCTGGCCGACACCGGAATCAGTACCCAAACCGTTTTTTTTGACTATGACAAGGATGGAGATCTCGATGTGGCTGTAGCTAATGAAAATGAGCTTTACGGGATCGATCCGATGCGCTTTTTTAAGACCATGGAACAGAATCGGGAAATCTTAAAGAAAAGCAGCGTTCATTTTTACGAGAATCGAAACAACAACTTTACGGAGGTGACCGAAAAACTGGGCTTGCTACGCCCTTCTTTTGCCTTGGGCATCACCGTGAGCGACATCAATAATGACGGTTGGTTAGACCTGTACATCGCCAATGACTACTACGTGCCTGATGTGATCTACCTGAATGAAAAGGGTCAGGGTTTCCGCGACGGAACTAAAGAATTGACCAAGCAGATCGCATTCTACGGAATGGGCGTGGATATCAATGATTTCAACAACGACGGACTTCAAGATATTTTTGTACTGGACATGGCCTCCAGTGATCATATCCGTTCCAAAACGCTGATGGCCAGTATGGATCTGAACCGGTTCGAGCTGCTCACTAAAACCTTAGGGTTTCAACATCAGTATATGTTCAATGCGCTTCAATTGAACATGGGGAACAACAAATTTCACAATGTGGCGCATCAGGCCGGGGTGGCCAAAACCGATTGGAGTTGGGCCGGATTGATGGCGGACTATGACAATGACGGCGCCAAGGACATTTACGTTACGAATGGCTATCGCAGATATGCTCTGGATAACGACCTGCAGCAGCAGGTTCGCGAGGTGCAACGAGCCTTTAACGGGCAGGTGCCTTTAGACGCCAAGCAGAAATTATACGATGCGATGCCTTCTGAAAAGTTGAGCAACATCATGTATGCCAATGTGGGAGAACTGGCTTTTGATAATAAGAGCTATGAGTGGGGCTTAAGTGCGCCCACCTTTTCTAACGGAGCTGTCTACGCCGATCTCGATAATGACGGCGACTTAGAATTAATAATCAGTAATATTGATGATACAGCCTCGCTGTACAAAAACACCACTCGGGAACGTGAACTCGGCCATTATCTGACGGTAGATGCTAGAGGGCGACTTTCCGAAGCGTTTCCCAAGATCACCCTGATTACCGGGGACGATATTCAAATTGCTGAAGCCAAAAAGGTGAGAGGCTATCTGTCTTCCGTTTCAGACCGGGCACTGTTTGGTCTTGGTGAGGTAGCTGTGATCGATACCGTTCGGGTTCAGTGGCCCGACGGCGGTATGGAAGAGCGCTACCAGGTGCAGGCCAATCAAACCTTGATCTTTCAGCAACAGCAAGCAGAAGTACTCGCTGACTACTTGTTCCGGGCTCCTAAGAGGAACCAAGCGGTTTTGAATGCAGATCAAGTGGTTTTCAAAAATTTACAGGATGAGGAACCGCTGTCGTTCAGGCATCAGGAGAATACCTATAATGATTTTGCCAAGGAGGTTTTGCTTCCCTATAAACAATCGACCCAAGGGCCATTTTTCAGTACAGGAGATGTGAATCAAGACGGTTTGGAGGACGTATACGTTTCCGGTGCCGCCGGACAATCCGGGGCTCTTTTTATCAATACCGGTTCGCGCTTTGAGCTAAAATCAAATCCAGACTTTGTTGCGGATAAAGCGGCTGAAGACATGGAGTCTGTCTTTTTTGATATGGACGGCGATGGTGATCTGGACCTGTTTGTCGTAAGTGGGGGCAATGAGTTTGAGCCTGGACATGAGAACTATCAGGATCGGGTCTATCTTAATGATGGCTCCGGTCGCTTTACACGAGATCGCTCTCGGGAAGTAAACGCCCAGTATTCTGGAAAATCGGTTTCAGTACTTGATTTTGATCAGGATGGCGATCTGGACCTGGCCGTGGGTAATCGAATCAAACCCCAACACTACCCGGTGGCCGCACCTTCTCAGCTGCTGGAGAATCAGGCGGGGAAATTGGTCGATGTGACTCAAGTGAAGGCCGCCGACTTCGGTAAGTACGGTTTGGTCAATAAGGTGATCAGTACCGATTTCAACGGTGACGGCAAAACTGATTTAGTGGCTGTAGGCGAGTGGGAAGCTCCCGGATTTTTTGTCAATGAGGAGGGCACCTTTAAAAATGTCACCGCGCCATATGGTCTGAGTGATGAAAAAGGTTTGTGGATGACAGTGGCTGCCACAGATGTCAATGGCGATGGAAAACTGGACTATGTGCTTGGGAATATGGGCGACAATATGAAGTTTTCAGCCTCATCGGATAAACCGTTTAAGGTGTTTGCCTCAGATTTTGATAACAACGGCACTTTTGATTTGGTGCTCGGAAAAAAATACAATGGAACCTATGTACCCGCTCGTGGTAAGGAATGTTCTACCCAGCAAATGCCCTTTATTTCGGAGAAATTTGAAACCTATCAGGCTTTCGCGAATGCGTCAATTGAAGACATCTACGGAGAAGCCTTGAAAAATGCCTATAAAAAAGAGGTGACGACCATGAGTTCTGTGGTGCTCGTGAATCAGGGAGACTCGTTTCAAGTGCGAAAACTACCCGCCATGGCTCAAATGGCTCCAATGCTTGATGTACTACCCTACGATTTCAATAAAGACGGAATTCAAGATCTTTTAATCGTCGGGTCCATTTATGAGGCTGAGGTGGAAACCCCACGCCTGGATGGTGGTGCCGGATTGGTGCTTTTGGGAACTAAGGATAGTTCTTTTACCACATTAGCTCCCCATCAAACCAACTTGTATTGGGACGGTAATATCAAATCGGTGACTTCCGTTCCATTAGGTGATAAGTTGTTATTCATAGGAGGTATCAACGACGGTCCGATCAGTAGCTTTGAGTTCACGCCATGA
- a CDS encoding replication-associated recombination protein A translates to MNTPLAERMRPKTLDDYLSQDHLVGPKGTLRAAIQQGSIPSLLLWGPPGVGKTTLAAIIAETSGRPFYTLSAISSGVKDVREVIEKAKQSGGLFTQKNPILFIDEIHRFSKSQQDSLLGAVEKGWVTLIGATTENPSFEVIPALLSRCQVYVLNPFGKEDLERLLERARTQDEVLSKRNIILKETHALLRLSGGDARKLLNIFELLVMGAESNTIEITDELVSSKVQQHAARYDKTGEQHYDIISAFIKSIRGSDPNAGVYWLARMIEGGEDLKFIARRLIILASEDIGNANPTALVIANNTFQAVTTVGFPEARIILSQCVTYLASSPKSNAAYMAINKAQQAVKATGDLAVPLPLRNAPTKLMKELGYGDQYQYAHDHPNHFIDQEFMPEELQGTTFYEPAANAREQQQREFLKVRWKGKYKY, encoded by the coding sequence ATGAATACACCTCTGGCAGAACGCATGCGTCCCAAAACTTTGGATGATTATCTCAGCCAGGATCATTTGGTAGGTCCTAAAGGAACGTTGCGTGCGGCTATACAACAAGGCAGCATCCCATCACTACTACTTTGGGGTCCACCGGGAGTGGGTAAAACCACGCTGGCCGCCATCATTGCCGAGACCTCCGGCAGGCCTTTTTATACCCTAAGTGCGATCAGCAGTGGGGTTAAAGATGTCAGAGAAGTCATCGAAAAAGCAAAACAGAGCGGCGGACTTTTTACCCAAAAGAATCCCATTCTCTTTATTGATGAGATTCACCGCTTTAGCAAGTCTCAACAAGATTCCTTGCTAGGCGCTGTTGAAAAAGGTTGGGTCACCTTGATCGGTGCGACCACAGAGAATCCCAGTTTTGAGGTGATTCCGGCGCTGCTTTCCCGCTGTCAGGTTTACGTACTCAATCCTTTCGGGAAAGAAGACCTGGAGCGACTGCTAGAACGCGCTCGCACTCAAGATGAAGTGTTGTCGAAGAGGAATATCATCTTAAAGGAAACTCATGCCCTACTTCGATTGAGTGGTGGAGATGCCCGTAAATTGCTCAATATTTTTGAGTTGCTGGTGATGGGGGCTGAAAGCAATACCATCGAGATCACCGATGAGCTGGTAAGCAGCAAGGTGCAACAGCATGCCGCCCGCTATGACAAAACCGGCGAACAGCATTACGACATTATTTCTGCCTTCATCAAGTCCATTCGCGGAAGCGACCCCAATGCAGGGGTATACTGGCTGGCCCGAATGATCGAAGGCGGGGAGGATCTCAAGTTTATTGCACGCCGGTTGATCATCCTGGCCTCCGAAGATATCGGTAATGCCAATCCAACCGCGCTGGTTATTGCCAACAATACCTTTCAGGCGGTGACTACGGTGGGATTTCCGGAGGCACGTATTATTCTAAGTCAGTGTGTTACTTACCTGGCCTCCTCTCCAAAGAGCAATGCGGCCTATATGGCGATCAATAAGGCACAACAAGCGGTCAAAGCGACCGGAGATCTGGCCGTACCTCTCCCCTTGCGCAATGCGCCCACCAAGCTGATGAAAGAACTAGGGTATGGAGATCAATATCAATATGCCCATGACCATCCCAATCATTTTATTGATCAGGAATTCATGCCCGAAGAGCTTCAGGGTACGACCTTTTACGAACCCGCCGCCAACGCTAGAGAACAACAGCAGCGGGAGTTCCTTAAAGTGCGTTGGAAGGGGAAATACAAGTATTGA
- a CDS encoding rhomboid family intramembrane serine protease, with product MRTKPDIRFTPEAILFPVVLLLLLWLVLWYELRFGHNLSRYGVLPRQWTGLRGILFGPLLHSGLPHLWHNTIPVLVLSMALIYFYRRISWSVFIWIWLGAGVGTWLIGRSSYHIGMSGVIYGLVAFLFFKGIFARYYRLVALSLIVVFLYGSLIWGTLPLKDGISWEGHLSGFVVGFILALCFRESIPKPKLYIWQREDYNPEEDAFMRQFDEDGNFIETVREESQWVEDHTLGKTLPNDLIEKRPTGDRDVE from the coding sequence ATGCGAACTAAACCGGATATTCGATTTACTCCTGAAGCGATCCTTTTTCCAGTGGTGCTGTTGCTACTACTGTGGTTGGTGCTCTGGTACGAATTACGCTTTGGTCATAACCTATCCAGGTACGGTGTTTTGCCTCGTCAATGGACGGGTTTACGTGGGATCCTATTTGGTCCGCTGTTGCATTCCGGATTGCCCCATCTTTGGCACAACACCATTCCTGTGCTGGTATTGAGTATGGCTTTGATCTATTTCTACAGGCGTATCTCCTGGAGCGTGTTTATCTGGATCTGGCTGGGTGCCGGTGTGGGAACCTGGCTGATTGGACGCTCCTCCTATCATATCGGTATGAGTGGGGTCATTTATGGCCTGGTCGCCTTTCTGTTCTTTAAAGGGATCTTTGCTCGGTACTATCGGTTGGTGGCACTTTCGCTCATCGTGGTGTTCCTTTATGGAAGCCTGATCTGGGGTACCCTTCCGCTCAAGGACGGCATTTCCTGGGAAGGCCATCTTTCGGGTTTTGTGGTCGGCTTTATTCTGGCGTTATGCTTTCGCGAAAGCATACCTAAGCCCAAACTCTACATCTGGCAACGGGAAGATTACAATCCCGAGGAAGATGCATTTATGCGTCAGTTTGATGAGGATGGGAATTTTATAGAAACGGTACGTGAAGAATCGCAGTGGGTGGAAGACCATACGTTAGGAAAGACGTTGCCGAACGATCTCATAGAGAAACGCCCCACAGGCGACCGAGACGTTGAGTGA
- the rlmB gene encoding 23S rRNA (guanosine(2251)-2'-O)-methyltransferase RlmB: protein MIQKEIYGTRSIIEAIKAGKEITKIFLQRGSASNALTQELEQLIKKEQISVAYVPVQKLDRLTKKNHQGAYATISPIRFMDLETLVERSLNASQTPLLLILDQLTDARNFGAIIRTAACTGVQGIIIQKSGGAPVNADTVKTSAGGLFHVPICRVDHIKDALFYLQGSGIKTIAATEKASQTVYENDLTAPLALIMGSEGKGVSHGVLKTADELVKLPMTGPIESLNVSVACGAFLYEIVRQRLS from the coding sequence ATGATTCAGAAAGAAATCTATGGAACTCGCTCCATTATAGAGGCCATCAAGGCGGGAAAAGAGATCACTAAGATCTTTTTGCAACGCGGCAGCGCCTCCAATGCCTTGACACAAGAATTAGAACAACTGATTAAAAAAGAACAGATCAGTGTGGCCTACGTACCGGTGCAGAAACTCGACCGACTCACCAAAAAAAACCATCAGGGGGCCTATGCTACCATTTCTCCCATTCGCTTTATGGATCTGGAGACCCTGGTGGAGCGATCCCTCAATGCTTCGCAGACCCCATTATTGCTGATCCTCGATCAATTGACCGATGCCCGGAACTTTGGAGCCATCATTCGTACGGCTGCCTGTACCGGGGTGCAAGGGATCATCATTCAAAAGAGCGGTGGCGCCCCGGTTAATGCAGATACGGTTAAAACATCGGCGGGTGGGCTTTTTCATGTACCTATTTGCCGCGTAGATCATATTAAAGATGCATTGTTCTACCTCCAGGGCTCTGGAATTAAGACGATAGCTGCTACCGAGAAAGCCTCGCAAACCGTCTATGAGAACGATCTTACCGCTCCCCTGGCCCTCATTATGGGCAGCGAAGGCAAAGGCGTATCCCACGGAGTTTTAAAGACGGCGGATGAGCTAGTAAAGCTCCCTATGACCGGCCCCATCGAATCACTCAACGTCTCGGTCGCCTGTGGGGCGTTTCTCTATGAGATCGTTCGGCAACGTCTTTCCTAA
- a CDS encoding aryl-sulfate sulfotransferase, protein MQPHSFIRLIILILFLTACSKDDSTSTFLEPEVVNPSPDQPDNNSDNPEDQSPSDSEAVGEIFVFKEELVDPSHLLVNDAFNNRVYLMNKEAEILHEWELKSGLGNDCVLQEDGTLLSLLEATSPEITFGGFGGLLQIITPENAIAWEYPISSYEEIAHHDTEMLPNGNLLVLVWKRKSAHEAQDSGFKYNYDIFPESIYEIEISSKEIVWQWNSWDHLIQDSDPNKPNYGNISKHPERIDINYNPNESGDIMHANGIEYDESRDLIYISINFYSEVWIIDHSTTTAEASGSTGGNYNKGGDLIYRFGNPQAYSSPFGERLFYNNHFPNLKLNGNYDTLLLFMNGNNGDTQSTVYEFALPSTFELLNDQKNELEILWEFSHPDLYSSKVSGAIELPNGNILITEGDFGAWEVTRTKEVVWKFNGEGFFWRIYPYDNSSPALAPFNID, encoded by the coding sequence ATGCAACCTCACTCCTTTATCAGACTTATTATACTCATACTTTTCTTGACTGCTTGCTCCAAAGATGACTCCACCTCTACTTTTCTAGAACCTGAAGTTGTTAATCCCTCACCTGATCAACCTGATAACAACTCGGATAATCCTGAAGATCAAAGTCCTTCTGATTCTGAAGCTGTAGGAGAAATCTTTGTATTTAAGGAAGAATTGGTTGATCCCAGTCACTTACTCGTTAATGACGCCTTTAACAATCGGGTTTATCTTATGAATAAAGAAGCAGAAATCTTACATGAGTGGGAGCTTAAATCTGGGTTAGGAAACGACTGTGTGCTACAAGAAGATGGAACCCTTCTATCACTTCTGGAAGCTACTTCTCCAGAAATTACCTTCGGAGGTTTTGGAGGACTTTTGCAAATCATAACGCCTGAAAACGCCATTGCTTGGGAGTATCCTATTTCTTCCTATGAAGAAATAGCACATCACGATACGGAGATGCTCCCCAACGGAAATCTATTGGTTTTGGTTTGGAAACGAAAATCTGCACATGAAGCTCAAGATTCAGGATTTAAGTATAACTACGACATTTTTCCAGAAAGCATTTATGAAATTGAGATAAGTTCAAAAGAGATCGTATGGCAATGGAATAGTTGGGATCATCTTATTCAAGATTCTGATCCTAATAAGCCCAACTATGGTAATATTTCTAAACATCCAGAACGAATTGATATTAATTACAATCCAAATGAATCTGGAGATATTATGCACGCAAACGGCATTGAATACGACGAATCTCGAGACCTCATATATATCAGTATAAATTTTTATAGTGAAGTTTGGATAATTGATCATTCTACAACAACTGCTGAGGCTTCTGGCTCTACAGGAGGTAACTATAATAAAGGAGGTGATCTAATCTATCGATTCGGGAATCCTCAGGCCTACAGTAGCCCTTTTGGGGAGAGACTATTCTACAATAATCACTTTCCAAATTTAAAGCTAAATGGGAATTATGATACTTTGCTACTTTTTATGAACGGGAATAATGGAGATACTCAATCCACTGTTTACGAATTCGCGCTGCCGTCTACCTTCGAACTGCTTAATGATCAAAAAAATGAGTTAGAGATTCTCTGGGAATTTTCTCATCCGGATTTATACTCTTCTAAGGTCTCTGGAGCAATCGAACTACCCAATGGCAATATTCTGATTACCGAAGGTGACTTTGGAGCCTGGGAAGTTACAAGAACTAAGGAGGTTGTATGGAAATTCAACGGAGAAGGCTTTTTTTGGCGCATCTATCCCTATGACAATTCTAGTCCGGCCTTAGCTCCTTTTAATATCGATTGA
- a CDS encoding SusD/RagB family nutrient-binding outer membrane lipoprotein — protein sequence MKSLFKYLLILAVGSSVFYSCETTELDLLVTPNDLAVDQADANLLLNSTQLAYITNQEVLSDLGAEVVRIDYMFGLIYFNNYPGNTMSGSWARAYSSAGTPAVGMFTNIAAIEAINAESGGDFDFHLGIGKALQAHTLLQLTDYIGEATWSEALNPAEFPAPNLDSGEEIYATALGLLDEAEALLSGSNLIAPDNDLFYAGDTSKWIKMINTVRLKAYQTTGNLAAFDQIIAGGNFISSIDDDFQFNYGTNVLNPDNRHPDYAADYTPSGANIYQSNWLMNYMLEQDDPRLRYYFYRQQDMTPGADAPPNEEVLACSLAIPPDHYTGFVYCSVPNGYWGRSHGNDEGTPPDNFLRTAVGVYPAGGLFDDNTYDRLDLGTGGGGAGIAPILLASYVDFWRADRAMQAGNTTVALDFMMDGIDKSVEKVSSFAAVDANADLSFEPSSSDIVDFKASIESQFVSGDMMAKWNVLSQQYWVTLYGGATEAYNFYRRTGYPTTLAPSWEPEPGPFPRTFLYPANEVITNPSLTQKQTLTEQVFWDTNPAFPAFPPAN from the coding sequence ATGAAAAGTTTATTTAAATATTTATTAATCCTCGCAGTGGGAAGCAGCGTCTTCTACTCTTGCGAAACCACAGAGTTGGACCTGTTGGTAACACCTAATGACCTTGCGGTTGATCAGGCAGATGCTAACCTCCTCCTTAATTCTACGCAGCTGGCCTACATCACCAATCAAGAAGTCTTGAGTGATTTGGGTGCTGAAGTAGTCCGAATCGACTACATGTTCGGTTTGATTTACTTTAACAACTACCCGGGTAACACCATGAGTGGATCCTGGGCTCGAGCCTACAGTAGTGCAGGTACTCCCGCAGTCGGTATGTTCACCAACATTGCCGCTATTGAAGCTATCAATGCAGAGTCTGGTGGTGATTTCGATTTCCACTTAGGAATTGGGAAAGCGCTTCAAGCGCACACCTTGTTGCAATTGACTGACTATATCGGCGAAGCGACTTGGTCTGAGGCTTTGAATCCTGCAGAATTTCCGGCACCTAATTTAGATAGCGGTGAAGAGATTTACGCTACGGCTCTTGGATTACTCGACGAAGCAGAAGCTTTATTAAGTGGTTCTAATTTGATCGCTCCTGATAACGATCTGTTTTATGCTGGTGACACCAGCAAGTGGATCAAAATGATCAACACCGTTCGCTTGAAAGCTTACCAGACTACGGGTAATTTAGCTGCTTTTGATCAAATTATCGCTGGAGGTAACTTTATCTCTTCAATCGATGATGATTTCCAATTCAATTACGGTACTAACGTGTTGAACCCGGATAACAGACATCCAGACTATGCGGCAGACTACACGCCTTCCGGCGCAAATATCTATCAGTCTAACTGGTTGATGAACTACATGTTGGAACAGGATGATCCTCGCTTGAGATATTATTTCTACCGTCAGCAAGACATGACTCCTGGTGCAGATGCACCGCCCAATGAAGAAGTGTTGGCGTGTTCACTAGCCATTCCGCCAGATCACTACACCGGATTTGTATATTGTAGTGTTCCTAATGGGTACTGGGGACGTAGCCACGGTAACGACGAAGGAACTCCTCCGGATAACTTCTTGCGCACTGCAGTGGGTGTTTATCCAGCTGGTGGTTTGTTTGACGACAATACCTATGATCGTCTCGACCTAGGAACTGGTGGTGGTGGAGCAGGAATTGCTCCTATTCTACTCGCTTCTTATGTAGACTTTTGGAGAGCAGATCGTGCTATGCAGGCAGGTAATACTACTGTAGCCCTTGACTTCATGATGGATGGTATCGACAAGTCCGTGGAGAAAGTTTCTTCTTTTGCTGCAGTTGACGCCAACGCTGACTTAAGCTTTGAGCCGTCTTCTTCTGATATCGTAGATTTCAAAGCGTCTATTGAAAGCCAGTTTGTTTCTGGTGACATGATGGCGAAGTGGAATGTTCTTTCACAGCAATACTGGGTAACGCTTTACGGAGGTGCAACAGAAGCCTATAACTTCTACCGCAGAACCGGTTATCCAACGACACTGGCACCAAGTTGGGAGCCTGAGCCAGGACCGTTCCCAAGAACGTTCTTGTACCCAGCCAACGAGGTAATTACCAATCCAAGTTTAACTCAAAAGCAAACGTTAACTGAGCAAGTTTTCTGGGACACTAATCCAGCGTTCCCGGCATTCCCACCAGCTAACTAA